The Gammaproteobacteria bacterium genome has a segment encoding these proteins:
- the panB gene encoding 3-methyl-2-oxobutanoate hydroxymethyltransferase: protein MTSHNPATPITLPTLKKMKASGEKITCLTAYDASFSQLLDQAGVEILLVGDSLGMVIQGFDSTLPVTMEEIIYHSRCVARGRQRALLMVDMPFSSDLTLDDTLKNAGRLMKEGGAHIIKLEGGHQQIKAIQTLAQQGIPTCSHLGLLPQSVHKQGGYRVQGRDSTSAQALLNEATAVEKAGADLLLLECIPATLATTISQTVQIPVIGIGAGNGCDGQVLVLYDALDITAGKKPKFTKNFLEGSHSILGAIEKYMAEVKNGTFPSDEHSF from the coding sequence ATGACCTCACATAACCCAGCAACACCGATCACGCTTCCTACACTGAAAAAAATGAAAGCGTCAGGTGAAAAAATCACTTGTCTAACAGCTTATGACGCAAGTTTTTCTCAATTACTGGATCAAGCAGGAGTTGAAATATTACTTGTTGGCGACTCACTTGGAATGGTTATTCAGGGTTTCGATTCAACGCTCCCAGTCACAATGGAAGAGATAATTTACCACAGCCGCTGTGTTGCACGAGGGCGACAACGTGCATTACTCATGGTTGACATGCCATTTTCAAGCGACCTGACTCTGGACGACACATTAAAAAATGCAGGTCGCCTCATGAAAGAAGGTGGAGCGCACATTATAAAGCTGGAGGGTGGTCACCAACAAATTAAAGCCATCCAGACACTTGCACAACAAGGAATTCCGACCTGTAGTCATTTGGGTTTATTGCCACAATCGGTACATAAACAAGGGGGATATCGAGTTCAAGGGCGTGATAGCACAAGTGCGCAAGCACTGCTCAATGAAGCCACTGCAGTTGAAAAAGCAGGGGCTGACCTACTGTTATTAGAGTGCATACCCGCCACTCTTGCCACAACAATCAGCCAAACTGTTCAAATCCCCGTCATCGGTATTGGTGCAGGCAATGGCTGCGATGGTCAAGTACTTGTCTTATACGATGCACTCGATATCACTGCTGGAAAAAAACCCAAATTTACTAAAAACTTTCTTGAAGGCAGCCACTCTATTCTAGGCGCGATAGAGAAATATATGGCTGAAGTCAAAAACGGCACCTTCCCCTCAGACGAGCACAGCTTTTAA
- the panC gene encoding pantoate--beta-alanine ligase, which yields MRTIQKIDEIHAQIRAWHNADKQIAFIPTMGNLHDGHLSLIKQAHQRADHVVVSIFVNPMQFGTDEDFENYPHTPQDDNKKLFEAGIDLLFIPTASDLYPQGIEASTRVEVPGYSDILCGAHRPNHFTGVSTIVTKFFNIIQPDIALFGEKDYQQLLIIRRVTEDLCIPVTILSTPTIREHDGLAISSRNSYLSVSERQNAPTLYKTLKQIKKELQSGNLDYTALEKSALSMLAKENFAPDYFSIRRADNLALVQPEDSHLVILAAAKLGKTRLIDNISVTITAT from the coding sequence ATGCGTACCATACAAAAAATAGATGAAATACATGCCCAGATCCGAGCATGGCACAATGCAGATAAACAGATTGCATTTATCCCAACCATGGGAAATTTGCATGATGGCCACCTATCACTCATCAAACAAGCCCATCAACGTGCTGATCATGTTGTTGTCAGCATCTTTGTCAACCCAATGCAATTTGGAACAGATGAAGATTTTGAAAATTACCCTCACACACCACAAGACGACAATAAAAAGTTATTCGAAGCAGGGATTGATTTGCTATTTATACCAACTGCATCAGACCTCTACCCTCAAGGCATTGAAGCAAGCACTCGCGTTGAAGTACCTGGTTATTCTGATATTTTATGTGGCGCTCATCGCCCAAATCATTTCACAGGCGTTTCGACCATCGTCACTAAGTTTTTCAATATCATACAGCCTGATATCGCACTCTTTGGCGAAAAAGACTACCAGCAACTATTGATCATTCGCCGTGTCACTGAAGATTTATGCATTCCGGTCACCATCCTGAGCACACCCACAATAAGAGAGCATGATGGCCTTGCCATAAGTTCGCGCAACAGCTATCTGTCAGTCAGTGAGCGACAAAATGCCCCCACCCTATACAAAACATTAAAACAAATAAAAAAGGAACTGCAATCAGGCAACCTTGACTACACGGCACTAGAAAAAAGCGCACTTTCAATGCTCGCAAAAGAGAACTTTGCCCCTGATTATTTCAGTATACGCCGAGCCGATAATTTAGCACTCGTACAGCCAGAGGATAGCCACCTTGTTATACTGGCAGCAGCCAAGCTTGGAAAAACCCGCCTTATCGACAACATAAGTGTCACGATCACTGCCACATAA